In one window of Carcharodon carcharias isolate sCarCar2 chromosome 14, sCarCar2.pri, whole genome shotgun sequence DNA:
- the slc2a10 gene encoding solute carrier family 2, facilitated glucose transporter member 10: MWPCCRGQMGQLSHVLLLSSTVTLLGGLIFGYELGIISGALLQLKEVFSLSCLQQEILVSALLIGAFFASLVGGTAIDYHGRRNSIIFSAALICVGCSILLLSSSFTMLVSGRMTIGFAMSISSTACCIYVSETVSPHHRGKLVSLYEVGITVGILSAYALNYAWSDIRYGWKYMFGLVIGPAAFQGISVLLLPSATQRVQSRGDDSQKVLLQLQNGEHGNPDLEDVNSVEGINRQYSFLDLFRSRDNMRARFLVALGLVLSQQLTGQPNVLYYASTIFRSVGFQSNASAVLASVGLGIVKVITTVVAMVCTDKVGRRTLLIGGCVVMSVSVTVIAFSSQSVTMEFHASCRAQVNGSNHMLNSSITSFKPTLWKSNARFRNESSLNVNRTLALSAQDKHYLTFEEGVNNSLLSEHNIHSLSAMDSLNNVNTSDEGFQSKKTSNPSIQTSVSSTQTSKHLALNWITLLSMMAFVSAYSIGFGPMTWLVLSEIFPAEIRGRAFAFSSSFNWAANIIVTVTFLDVIDTIGLSGTFLFYGVVGFSSIGFICLYLPETKGQSLEEIDRQFSAKRVSEVRCCCLSTSRRGASVGRYKRVDSFLF, from the exons ATGTGGCCTTGCTGTCGTGGGCAGATGG GTCAGCTTTCGCATGTCCTCCTGCTGTCATCGACGGTGACCCTTCTCGGAGGACTGATTTTTGGATATGAATTGGGAATCATCTCGGGCGCTTTACTGCAGCTCAAGGAAGTCTTCAGCCTTAGCTGCTTGCAGCAGGAAATACTGGTCAGCGCCCTTCTGATCGGGGCTTTCTTTGCTTCATTGGTCGGAGGAACAGCTATCGACTACCATGGGCGAAGAAACTCGATCATTTTTAGTGCCGCCTTGATTTGTGTTGGATGTAGCATTCTCTTACTGTCCTCCTCGTTCACGATGCTAGTGAGTGGCCGGATGACTATTGGATTTGCCATGTCTATTTCCTCCACAGCCTGTTGCATATATGTTTCTGAAACTGTCAGCCCCCATCATAGAGGCAAGTTGGTGTCCCTTTATGAAGTTGGGATCACAGTTGGCATCTTGAGCGCCTATGCACTAAATTATGCTTGGTCGGATATAAGATACGGATGGAAGTACATGTTTGGTTTGGTCATTGGCCCAGCGGCTTTCCAGGGCATCAGCGttctcctcctcccctcagcAACACAGAGAGTCCAAAGCCGAGGTGATGATTCACAGAAAGTCTTGTTGCAGTTACAGAATGGAGAGCACGGCAACCCTGACTTGGAGGATGTTAATTCAGTTGAAGGAATCAACCGACAGTACAGTTTCCTTGATTTATTTCGTTCCAGAGACAACATGAGAGCCAGATTTCTGGTGGCACTGGGTTTAGTGCTCTCTCAGCAGCTCACTGGCCAGCCCAATGTGCTGTACTATGCCTCGACCATTTTTAGGTCGGTAGGATTTCAAAGCAATGCCTCAGCAGTGTTGGCTTCAGTAGGACTGGGAATAGTCAAAGTCATTACGACTGTGGTAGCCATGGTATGTACTGATAAAGTTGGAAGGCGAACACTGCTAATTGGCGGCTGTGTTGTAATGTCTGTGTCAGTCACTGTGATCGCTTTCTCAAGCCAGAGTGTTACAATGGAATTCCATGCGAGTTGCAGAGCCCAGGTTAATGGATCAAATCACATGTTAAATTCTAGTATAACTTCCTTCAAACCCACTCTTTGGAAATCAAATGCAAGATTCAGGAATGAAAGTTCACTGAATGTGAATCGAACTTTGGCTTTATCTGCTCAGGACAAACACTATCTAACCTTTGAAGAGGGAGTGAACAACAGTTTGCTCAGTGAGCATAACATTCATTCCCTCAGTGCTATGGACTCTTTAAATAATGTAAACACATCAGATGAAGGTTTCCAATCAAAGAAAACAAGTAATCCCTCGATACAAACTTCAGTAAGCTCTACTCAAACCTCCAAACATTTGGCTTTAAATTGGATTACACTGCTTAGCATGATGGCCTTTGTCAGTGCTTATTCTATTGGGTTTGGTCCAA TGACTTGGCTGGTTCTGAGCGAGATCTTCCCTGCTGAAATTAGAGGCCGAGCATTTGCATTCTCCAGCAGCTTCAACTGGGCGGCGAATATAATTGTCACTGTCACATTCCTGGATGTAATTG ATACAATTGGACTCTCTGGGACATTCCTATTCTATGGAGTGGTGGGATTCTCTTCAATTGGTTTTATATGTCTTTACCTGCCTGAGACCAAGGGACAATCATTGGAAGAGATCGACAGACAGTTCTCTGCTAAAAG